From the genome of Streptomyces sp. NBC_00659, one region includes:
- a CDS encoding 2-hydroxyacid dehydrogenase yields the protein MTVTKNVLAVVSAHVGGRTAGAALATLFPGQARVTVVETTDEDPAALREAHVVVTGLGPVTAGHIAAAPDLELIQCASHGFDYVDLDAARERGIPVCNIGSSGAEKQNVAEQTFALMLALAKQLVPAHTALTEADWALPRLQQSITELSGKTLGVVGLGHIGEEVARRAVAFDMSVVYAGPTRASAETETRLGARHVELDELLRVSDYVSLHAPLTDATRHLLNAERLALLKPTAFVVNTSRGALIDQDALADSLHAGALAGAGLDVFDPEPPTPALRLLKAPNVVLSPHVAGVTRETLVRIALAAVQNAADFVAGKPPQDVVS from the coding sequence ATGACCGTCACCAAGAACGTGCTCGCCGTCGTCTCCGCGCATGTGGGCGGCCGTACGGCGGGAGCGGCGCTCGCCACCCTCTTCCCGGGGCAGGCCCGTGTCACCGTCGTGGAGACCACGGACGAGGACCCCGCCGCGCTGCGCGAGGCGCACGTCGTCGTCACCGGCCTCGGCCCCGTGACCGCCGGACACATCGCCGCCGCACCGGACCTGGAGCTGATCCAGTGCGCGAGCCACGGCTTCGACTACGTCGATCTGGACGCGGCGCGCGAGCGGGGCATACCCGTGTGCAACATCGGTTCCAGCGGCGCCGAGAAGCAGAACGTGGCCGAGCAGACCTTCGCCCTCATGCTCGCCCTGGCCAAGCAACTGGTGCCCGCCCACACCGCGTTGACCGAGGCGGACTGGGCGCTGCCCCGGCTCCAGCAGTCGATCACGGAGCTGTCCGGCAAGACGCTCGGGGTCGTGGGACTCGGCCACATCGGCGAGGAGGTCGCGCGGCGTGCGGTCGCGTTCGACATGAGCGTCGTCTACGCCGGGCCCACACGCGCGTCCGCCGAGACGGAGACCCGGCTCGGCGCCCGCCACGTCGAACTCGACGAACTGCTGCGCGTATCGGACTACGTCAGCCTGCACGCGCCGCTCACCGACGCGACCCGTCATCTCCTGAACGCCGAACGGCTCGCGCTGCTCAAGCCGACCGCGTTCGTCGTCAACACCTCGCGTGGCGCCCTGATCGACCAGGACGCCCTCGCGGACTCGCTGCACGCGGGCGCCCTCGCCGGAGCGGGCCTCGACGTCTTCGACCCCGAACCACCCACCCCGGCCCTGCGGTTGCTCAAGGCGCCGAACGTCGTGCTCTCCCCGCACGTCGCCGGTGTCACCCGCGAGACCCTCGTACGGATCGCGCTGGCCGCGGTCCAGAACGCCGCGGACTTCGTGGCGGGCAAGCCGCCCCAGGACGTGGTCTCGTAG
- a CDS encoding lactate 2-monooxygenase, protein MAKHWADFQYEIYLNGMTGAVPRLPTDLTRLEELTEQRLGPGPVGYVAGSAGDGSTARANREALGRRRIVPRMLRDVHERDLSVEVLGRPLPAPLALAPIGVLSIMHPDAECAAARAAAAQGVPYILSSASSTPMEQVAEAMGDGERWFQLYWAKDREVTRSFLDRAKAAGFTALFVTLDTPLLAWRPRDLDQAYLPFLHGVGTANYFSDPAFRAGLAKPVHEDPNAAVMHFVSMFADPGKTWPDLAFLRENWDGPIVLKGILHPDDARQAAEAGMDGVVVSNHGGRQVAGSVAAADALPRVAAAVGERLTVLFDSGIRTGDDIFKALALGARAVLVGRPYAYGLGLDGQPGVEHVVRCLLAEFDLTLALSGHARPASLGPEDLIEETA, encoded by the coding sequence ATGGCGAAGCACTGGGCCGACTTCCAGTACGAGATCTATCTGAACGGAATGACGGGCGCCGTGCCGCGGCTGCCCACCGATCTGACGCGGCTGGAGGAGCTCACCGAGCAGCGGCTCGGCCCCGGTCCGGTCGGCTATGTGGCGGGAAGCGCGGGCGACGGCAGCACGGCGCGCGCCAACCGGGAGGCCCTCGGCCGGCGCCGGATCGTGCCGCGCATGCTGCGTGACGTCCACGAACGCGACCTGTCCGTCGAGGTGCTGGGGCGCCCGTTGCCCGCGCCGCTGGCGCTCGCGCCGATCGGCGTGCTGTCGATCATGCATCCGGACGCCGAGTGCGCCGCCGCACGGGCCGCCGCCGCGCAGGGCGTCCCGTACATCCTGTCCTCCGCCTCCAGCACCCCGATGGAGCAGGTCGCCGAGGCCATGGGGGACGGCGAGCGCTGGTTCCAGCTCTACTGGGCGAAGGACCGCGAGGTCACCCGCAGCTTCCTGGACCGGGCGAAGGCGGCCGGGTTCACCGCGCTGTTCGTCACGCTCGACACCCCGCTGCTGGCGTGGCGCCCGCGCGACCTCGACCAGGCGTACCTGCCGTTCCTGCACGGCGTGGGCACCGCCAACTACTTCTCCGACCCGGCGTTCCGGGCGGGTCTGGCCAAGCCGGTGCACGAGGACCCGAACGCGGCCGTGATGCACTTCGTGAGCATGTTCGCGGACCCCGGCAAGACCTGGCCGGACCTGGCCTTCCTGAGGGAGAACTGGGACGGGCCGATCGTCCTCAAGGGCATCCTGCACCCGGACGACGCCCGGCAGGCCGCCGAGGCCGGGATGGACGGCGTGGTGGTCTCCAACCACGGGGGCCGGCAGGTGGCGGGGTCCGTCGCCGCCGCCGACGCGCTGCCCCGCGTGGCGGCGGCGGTGGGCGAGAGGCTCACCGTGCTCTTCGACAGCGGCATCCGCACCGGCGACGACATCTTCAAGGCGCTCGCCCTCGGGGCGCGGGCGGTGCTCGTCGGACGTCCCTACGCCTACGGTCTCGGCCTCGACGGGCAGCCGGGTGTCGAACACGTCGTCCGCTGTCTGCTCGCCGAGTTCGATCTCACCCTCGCCCTGTCCGGACACGCCCGTCCCGCCTCCCTCGGCCCCGAGGACCTCATCGAGGAGACCGCATGA
- the tgmA gene encoding putative ATP-grasp-modified RiPP — MFVHSDRLPASSPVPSGSVTPTPWGIQRMAPYPTMAPAYAHADLDPATQTARFFDGGGRVMEMPGHGTSTGTSPSTGTSPDGNGSTQDSDSGSDSDQ; from the coding sequence GTGTTCGTCCACTCCGACCGCCTCCCGGCCTCGTCGCCGGTTCCGTCCGGCAGCGTCACTCCGACACCGTGGGGCATTCAGCGCATGGCGCCGTACCCGACGATGGCGCCGGCCTACGCGCACGCCGACCTCGACCCTGCCACCCAGACCGCCCGATTCTTCGACGGCGGCGGGCGGGTCATGGAGATGCCCGGCCACGGCACCAGCACGGGGACCTCCCCGTCCACGGGGACCAGCCCCGACGGCAACGGTTCGACGCAGGACAGCGACAGCGGGAGCGACTCCGACCAGTGA
- the tgmB gene encoding ATP-grasp ribosomal peptide maturase, with the protein MTDPRPVLVVTALYDPTADVVITELHDRGVPVVRLDSGDFPGSLSVEAEITAHGIQGTISTPSRTADLASIRSLYYRRPSGFAFPHLDEQDARFAVTQARYGVGGVLASLPGCLYVNHPHRIGDAEFKPAGLAAAVAAGFDVPPTLITSSPDATRAFIKRHMPVIYKPLHNPVYLVDGASSVVKVAEVSADEVDDDVAGTAHLFQQRVPKTGDIRVTVIGDRVFCVRIDSDLLDWRTDYSRLTYTVVQPPPGIEQALRSYLRHFGLVFGAFDFAVDREQQWWFLECNPSGQWYWLESETGLPMRAALADLLLERTT; encoded by the coding sequence GTGACCGATCCGCGTCCGGTGCTGGTCGTCACCGCCCTGTACGACCCCACCGCCGACGTGGTGATCACCGAGCTGCACGACCGGGGTGTCCCGGTCGTGCGGCTCGACTCCGGGGACTTCCCCGGGTCACTTTCGGTGGAGGCTGAGATCACCGCTCACGGCATCCAGGGGACCATCAGCACCCCGTCCCGGACCGCCGACCTCGCAAGCATCCGATCCCTGTACTACCGGCGCCCCTCCGGGTTCGCCTTCCCACATCTCGACGAGCAGGACGCCCGGTTCGCCGTCACCCAGGCGAGGTACGGAGTCGGGGGAGTGCTGGCCTCCCTGCCCGGCTGTCTGTACGTCAACCACCCGCACCGCATCGGCGACGCGGAGTTCAAGCCCGCCGGGCTGGCCGCCGCCGTCGCGGCCGGCTTCGACGTACCGCCCACGCTCATCACTTCGAGTCCCGATGCCACCCGGGCCTTCATCAAGCGGCACATGCCGGTCATCTACAAGCCGCTCCACAATCCGGTCTACCTCGTCGACGGGGCGTCGTCCGTTGTGAAGGTCGCCGAAGTCTCGGCCGACGAGGTCGACGACGACGTGGCAGGGACGGCCCACCTGTTCCAACAGCGCGTGCCCAAGACCGGCGACATCCGGGTGACCGTCATCGGTGACCGCGTCTTCTGCGTGCGGATCGACTCCGACCTGCTCGACTGGCGCACCGACTACAGCCGCCTCACCTACACCGTCGTCCAGCCGCCACCGGGCATCGAACAGGCGCTGCGCAGCTATCTGCGCCACTTCGGGCTCGTCTTCGGCGCTTTCGACTTCGCCGTCGACCGTGAGCAGCAATGGTGGTTTCTGGAGTGCAACCCGTCCGGCCAGTGGTACTGGCTGGAGTCCGAGACGGGCCTGCCGATGCGTGCAGCCCTGGCAGACCTCCTTTTGGAGAGGACGACGTGA
- a CDS encoding helix-turn-helix domain-containing protein — translation MDATTPGPLDPDLLDRDDVRRALAEHDFAAAFALIKKWGGLSQNRIAVACQLTPGKVSTIISGQQHITSFDVICRIADGLRIPGRMVGLADRPWETRPQPDPPDPPPPASRSSDGASWRPSATVHLAADLTRSDLVMDRRTAARTVAGAAIFGATLLDSLEAWLQHPPAADPAVRRGRIGRREVQELEATARAFRAWDHKYGGGLRRKAVVGQLNEVAGHLDEHQVPPIEQALFRVMAQLGGVAATMAWDSGLHKQAQNYYLLALRAAHAGGDACFGANVLAGMARQMLYTDRPQDALELIRLAQKGARASAGPRVRAMLHTREAWAYAAMGRTAAFERATQEAAEVLAESPGAEEPYWIAYFNEAEFAGVTGGRLLDMARHNPHKHAEAAAASIRNALTTRGAEAGRSHALDLIGLAECHFLVGDVTGAVEQTHRAVDAAADTRSGRVRMQLGQLYPYTVGRSTSSTVSEARARLREVLST, via the coding sequence ATGGATGCCACCACCCCCGGCCCACTCGACCCTGACCTCCTCGATCGAGATGACGTCAGGCGAGCTCTGGCAGAACACGACTTCGCAGCAGCCTTCGCCCTGATCAAGAAGTGGGGCGGACTGTCTCAGAACCGGATCGCCGTCGCCTGCCAGCTCACCCCCGGCAAGGTCTCCACGATCATCAGCGGGCAGCAGCACATCACCAGCTTCGACGTCATCTGCCGCATCGCCGACGGATTACGCATCCCCGGGCGCATGGTCGGCTTGGCCGACCGCCCCTGGGAGACCCGTCCTCAACCCGACCCGCCAGACCCACCTCCACCGGCCTCACGGTCTTCCGACGGCGCATCCTGGCGCCCCTCAGCGACCGTTCATCTGGCCGCTGACCTGACCAGGAGTGACCTCGTGATGGACCGCCGCACGGCAGCGCGCACAGTCGCCGGCGCCGCCATCTTCGGCGCCACCCTCCTCGACTCCCTGGAAGCCTGGCTCCAACACCCTCCAGCCGCGGACCCAGCCGTCCGGCGCGGCAGGATCGGGCGCCGAGAGGTCCAGGAACTCGAAGCCACGGCACGGGCGTTCCGCGCCTGGGACCACAAGTACGGTGGCGGTCTGCGCCGAAAGGCCGTCGTCGGCCAGCTGAACGAGGTGGCCGGCCACCTCGACGAGCACCAGGTGCCCCCTATCGAGCAGGCCCTGTTCCGGGTGATGGCGCAGCTCGGCGGCGTCGCGGCCACCATGGCCTGGGATTCCGGACTCCACAAGCAGGCCCAGAACTACTATCTACTCGCGCTCCGCGCCGCGCACGCGGGCGGTGACGCATGCTTCGGCGCCAACGTGCTGGCCGGAATGGCCCGGCAAATGCTGTACACCGACAGGCCACAGGACGCTCTCGAACTCATCCGCCTGGCACAGAAGGGTGCACGCGCCTCGGCCGGTCCCCGCGTCCGGGCCATGCTGCACACCCGCGAGGCGTGGGCCTATGCAGCCATGGGCCGGACCGCCGCCTTCGAACGGGCGACCCAGGAGGCAGCCGAAGTCCTCGCTGAATCTCCGGGCGCCGAAGAACCGTACTGGATCGCCTACTTCAACGAGGCGGAGTTCGCCGGAGTCACCGGCGGCAGGCTCCTCGACATGGCCCGGCACAACCCCCACAAGCACGCTGAGGCTGCCGCCGCGAGCATCCGCAACGCTCTCACAACCCGCGGCGCGGAAGCAGGCCGCAGTCACGCCCTGGACCTCATCGGGCTGGCTGAATGCCACTTCCTGGTGGGCGACGTGACCGGGGCAGTCGAGCAGACCCACAGGGCCGTCGACGCGGCGGCAGACACCCGGTCGGGCCGGGTCCGCATGCAACTCGGCCAGCTCTACCCGTACACAGTGGGTCGATCGACCTCAAGTACGGTCAGCGAAGCGCGGGCCAGACTCCGCGAAGTCCTCTCCACCTGA
- the tgmC gene encoding ATP-grasp peptide maturase system methyltransferase produces the protein MSDQALLQQLVSTLTANGSLRTAPWKQAAAAVPRHEFLRGGFFRRVSGSPSAWAPILEDDPRWLDACYEDESLVTQIAGTIVPADICGEIMRSPTSSSTLPSLVLRMLEELQVEDGMRVLEIGTGTGYSTGVLCRRLGEDCVTSVEYDEDVAARAQTALGRLGLYPTLVTGDGLLGHVAKSPYDRVIATCGVRTVPQSWIEQTRPGGLILATVGGWLASSSLARLTVHDDGTASGPLLSGQVSFMLARPHLAPPLGLLPDLGAGKEREAVLGVDVLNDWTARFVVQDAVPCAQRLTSEQNGRHEHVLVDVDTGSWAAVYEEGSRWTVRQDGPVALWDAAEEALGRWLSAGRPPLEEFTLRVTPDGHSYTW, from the coding sequence GTGAGCGATCAGGCACTGCTCCAGCAACTCGTCAGCACACTGACCGCGAACGGCAGTCTGCGCACCGCGCCGTGGAAGCAAGCCGCCGCGGCGGTCCCGCGGCACGAGTTCCTGCGGGGCGGATTCTTCCGCCGGGTCAGCGGCTCTCCCTCGGCCTGGGCGCCGATCCTGGAGGACGACCCCAGGTGGCTCGACGCCTGCTACGAAGACGAGTCGCTGGTCACCCAGATCGCCGGCACCATCGTTCCGGCCGACATCTGCGGCGAGATCATGCGCTCGCCCACCAGTTCCAGCACGCTGCCCTCCCTCGTGCTCCGCATGCTCGAAGAGCTCCAAGTCGAGGACGGGATGCGCGTGCTGGAGATCGGCACGGGGACCGGCTACTCCACCGGCGTGCTCTGCCGGCGCCTCGGCGAGGACTGCGTCACGTCGGTCGAGTACGACGAGGACGTGGCCGCCCGTGCGCAAACGGCCCTCGGTCGACTCGGCTTGTACCCCACACTCGTCACGGGAGACGGTCTGCTGGGCCACGTTGCGAAGTCCCCGTACGACCGGGTGATCGCGACGTGCGGGGTCCGCACCGTTCCTCAGTCATGGATCGAGCAGACGCGACCCGGCGGGCTGATCCTGGCCACTGTCGGCGGATGGCTGGCGTCCTCCAGCCTGGCCCGGCTGACGGTGCACGACGACGGGACGGCGAGCGGGCCGCTGCTCAGCGGTCAGGTCAGCTTCATGCTCGCCCGGCCGCACCTGGCACCGCCGCTCGGGCTACTGCCTGATCTCGGCGCGGGCAAAGAGCGGGAGGCCGTCCTTGGCGTCGACGTCCTGAACGACTGGACGGCCCGGTTCGTCGTCCAGGACGCCGTTCCGTGCGCGCAGCGCCTGACGTCGGAGCAGAACGGGCGCCACGAGCACGTCCTGGTCGACGTCGACACCGGTTCGTGGGCTGCTGTCTACGAAGAGGGCAGCCGGTGGACCGTGCGGCAGGACGGCCCGGTTGCCCTGTGGGATGCCGCGGAGGAGGCCCTTGGGCGCTGGCTCTCCGCCGGCCGCCCTCCGCTGGAGGAGTTCACCCTCAGGGTCACCCCGGACGGCCACTCCTACACCTGGTAG
- a CDS encoding DUF6415 family natural product biosynthesis protein has protein sequence MNTETRRDNVDVDVMRQTIAALLPPSEDLPTGLEVPALTETLRGHMTALIPEVEELAGRLHRDDIPRYCALACVGEARGKLRARPAMGLGGDVAYARKLARSLIALCDHFESLTGQVMCVACDRAIRRPDDAVPLDQVSNSAGAITARVHPDCVDAPRPRR, from the coding sequence GTGAACACCGAGACCCGACGCGACAATGTGGACGTGGACGTGATGCGGCAGACGATCGCCGCACTGCTGCCGCCCTCGGAGGACCTGCCCACCGGACTCGAAGTGCCAGCGCTGACGGAGACCTTGCGCGGGCACATGACCGCGCTGATTCCGGAGGTCGAGGAACTGGCCGGCCGACTGCACCGTGACGACATCCCCCGGTACTGCGCGCTCGCGTGTGTCGGGGAGGCCCGGGGCAAGCTCCGGGCCCGGCCCGCGATGGGCCTCGGCGGGGACGTGGCGTACGCGCGGAAGCTGGCGCGCTCCCTTATCGCGCTGTGCGACCACTTCGAGAGTCTGACGGGCCAGGTCATGTGCGTCGCCTGCGACCGTGCGATCCGCCGTCCCGACGACGCCGTACCGCTGGACCAGGTCAGCAACTCGGCCGGGGCGATCACCGCCCGCGTGCACCCCGACTGCGTCGACGCGCCGCGCCCCCGCCGCTAG
- a CDS encoding PucR family transcriptional regulator gives MTNKPSEDRERVRQEMVADPRVVEAIVAAVHEQVPVYAALDDSRLPEVRAIAAWGLERLLHLWATDGTLGPADLRRFRGIASARAADGRPVQAVLRAYRVAGTVLTDEVAARAPRLAAADAFALARMLLATLDTLSEEMATAYAATSEDLAGDRSRALRLLFDDLIAGRHASVGALSDRSVRLGIQLPDPYCLLAAEPVAADRPDLAHETATALLDALAPPGGEVTSLATVRGSRAVLLLPLAASERAGEVMGARSWRGCVITGESLDRIALAHRLAADALDTAPAHAHRSGQVLTDADAQVLALLAGRPAAAPGHIARLVLGPLAEAARRHLLDALTAYIDAGSANAAARTLHLHPQSLRYRLRRVHELTGRDPRDPWHRLTLDIARTIRD, from the coding sequence GTGACAAACAAGCCGTCCGAGGACCGGGAACGCGTCCGGCAGGAAATGGTCGCCGACCCGCGTGTCGTGGAGGCGATCGTCGCGGCGGTCCACGAACAGGTCCCGGTGTACGCGGCGCTCGACGACAGCCGGCTGCCCGAGGTACGGGCGATCGCGGCCTGGGGCCTGGAGCGGCTGCTCCACCTGTGGGCCACCGACGGCACACTGGGACCGGCCGATCTCCGGCGTTTCCGGGGCATCGCCTCGGCCCGCGCGGCGGACGGGCGCCCGGTGCAGGCGGTGCTGCGCGCCTACCGGGTCGCGGGCACCGTCCTCACGGACGAGGTCGCCGCCCGCGCGCCCCGGCTCGCCGCCGCCGACGCCTTCGCGCTCGCCCGCATGCTGCTCGCCACCCTGGACACGCTCTCCGAGGAGATGGCCACCGCCTACGCCGCCACCAGCGAGGACCTGGCCGGCGACCGGAGCCGGGCGCTGCGGCTGCTGTTCGACGACCTCATCGCCGGACGGCACGCCTCGGTGGGCGCGCTCTCCGACCGTTCCGTCAGACTGGGCATCCAGCTCCCGGATCCGTACTGCCTGCTGGCGGCGGAGCCGGTCGCCGCGGACCGGCCGGATCTCGCCCACGAGACGGCGACGGCCCTGCTGGACGCACTGGCCCCTCCCGGGGGCGAGGTGACGTCCCTGGCGACGGTACGGGGCTCACGTGCCGTCCTGCTGCTGCCGCTCGCGGCGTCCGAGCGGGCCGGGGAGGTGATGGGCGCACGGTCCTGGCGCGGGTGCGTCATCACCGGCGAGAGCCTGGACCGGATCGCCCTGGCGCACCGGCTCGCCGCCGACGCGCTCGACACCGCCCCGGCCCACGCCCATCGGTCCGGGCAGGTGCTCACCGACGCCGACGCGCAGGTGCTCGCCCTGCTCGCCGGGCGCCCGGCCGCCGCGCCCGGCCACATCGCGCGCCTGGTGCTCGGGCCGCTCGCCGAGGCCGCCCGGCGGCATCTGCTGGACGCCCTCACGGCGTACATCGACGCGGGCTCGGCGAACGCCGCCGCGCGGACCCTGCACCTTCATCCGCAGTCCCTGCGCTACCGCCTGCGCCGGGTGCACGAGCTGACCGGCCGCGATCCCCGCGACCCCTGGCACCGGC